In Aptenodytes patagonicus chromosome 6, bAptPat1.pri.cur, whole genome shotgun sequence, one genomic interval encodes:
- the ORMDL1 gene encoding ORM1-like protein 1, with translation MNVGVAHSEVNPNTRVMNSRGMWLTYALGVGMLHIVLLSIPFFSVPVAWTLTNVIHNLGMYVFLHAVKGTPFETPDQGKARLLTHWEQLDYGVQFTSSRKFFTISPIILYFLASFYTKYDPTHFILNTTSLLTVLIPKLPQLHGVRIFGINKY, from the exons ATGAATGTAGGAGTTGCCCACAGCGAGGTAAATCCAAACACACGGGTGATGAACAGTCGTGGAATGTGGCTGACGTACGCGCTCGGAGTAGGCATGCTGCACATTGTCTTGCTCAGCATTCCTTTCTTTAGCGTCCCTGTCGCCTGGACTTTAACAAATGTGATTCACAACCTG GGAATGTATGTGTTTTTGCATGCAGTAAAGGGAACTCCTTTTGAAACACCTGATCAGGGGAAAGCTAGGCTACTAACACACTGGGAACAACTGGATTATGGAGTACAATTTACATCTTCAAGAAAATTCTTCACAATCTCTCCTATAATTCT GTACTTCCTGGCGAGTTTCTACACAAAGTATGATCCGACACACTTTATCCTCAACACAACCTCTCTCCTGACCGTGCTTATCCCCAAGCTGCCACAGTTGCATGGCGTTCGAATCTTTGGCATCAATAAATACTAA